The Henckelia pumila isolate YLH828 chromosome 2, ASM3356847v2, whole genome shotgun sequence genome includes a window with the following:
- the LOC140880492 gene encoding carboxypeptidase SOL1 produces MKSSLFLLFLTLGSLSCSAIATGRALHHSNRSFGYVGEEYSPSARRLLDENYLRITEEEFIQKLEELAQGYMSNSDLEKAMKELNHRCSNISRIYSIGKSVLGVPLWVLEFSDRPGQIEAEPAFKFIGNVHGDEPVGRELLLRLGSWICDNYMDDPLATLIVDNVHLHLLPSMNPDGFALRRRGNANNIDLNRDFPDQFFPMNDDLELRQPETKAIMKWLEETRFTASASLHGGALVANYPWDGTENKRKDYYGCPDDKTFKFLATLYSRSHYNMSRSKEFPGGITNGAFWYPIYGGMQDWNYIHFGCFELTLEISDNKWPNANELPLLWEYNRMSMLNMVASLVKTGIHGRIISSDSGRLLPASIVIQGMNQTITAGKKFADYHRLLPPKEKYEVMASMPGYRSKMACVVLGEAAANLDFALDPDTTHDGDLLQLDSSCFFVNKISAEVMEFMPWPQLQISTPLILILIFLCFLMKRRVRSNNGNHRQMIGPKRAVV; encoded by the exons ATGAAATCCTCTCTCTTCCTTCTCTTTCTAACCCTAGGATCACTGTCTTGCTCCGCCATAGCCACAGGCCGCGCCCTTCACCACTCTAACCGCTCGT TTGGTTATGTTGGCGAGGAGTACAGCCCTTCAGCAAGGCGTTTACTGGATGAAAACTACTTGAGGATAACTGAGGAAGAGTTCATACAGAAACT CGAAGAGTTAGCTCAAGGGTATATGAGTAATTCTGATCTCGAGAAGGCTATGAAAGAATTAAACCACCGATGTAGTAACATTTCAAGAATTTACAG TATTGGGAAGAGTGTACTTGGAGTTCCACTG TGGGTTTTGGAATTTTCTGACAGGCCAGGACAGATAGAAGCTGAACCTGCTTTCAAG TTCATTGGAAATGTTCATGGAGATGAACCTGTAGGTCGCGAGCTTCTATTACGACTAGGTAGTTGGATATGTGATAACTACATGGATGACCCCTTG GCCACCTTGATTGTGGACAATGTCCACCTTCATTTGCTTCCATCTATGAACCCTGATGGATTTGCCCTAAGGCGTCGAGGCAATGCAAACAACATTGATTTAAATCGTGATTTTCCAGACCAG TTCTTTCCTATGAATGATGATTTGGAACTGCGACAACCTGAAACTAAAGCGATCATGAAATGGCTGGAGGAGACAAGGTTTACAGCATCTGCCAGTCTACATGGG GGAGCCCTTGTTGCAAATTATCCGTGGGATGGAACAGAAAATAAAAG GAAAGATTACTATGGCTGCCCAGATGACAAAACTTTCAAATTTTTGGCCACGTTATACAGTAGATCTCACTATAATATGTCTCGGAGCAAGGAATTTCCAGGGGGGATCACAAATGGAGCATTCTG gTATCCTATATATGGTGGCATGCAAGACTGGAATTACATTCACTTTGGATGCTTTGAGCTGACTTTGGAGATCAGCGACAACAAATGGCCCAACGCTAATGAG CTTCCACTTCTATGGGAATATAATAGAATGAGTATGCTGAACATGGTGGCAAGCTTAGTTAAG ACAGGAATTCATGGAAGAATTATTTCATCAGATAGTGGAAGACTTTTGCCTGCATCAATAGTTATCCAGGGAATGAACCAAACG ATCACAGCTGGCAAAAAATTTGCTGATTACCATCGCTTGTTACCTCCCAAAGAGAAGTATGAAG TTATGGCATCAATGCCAGGATACAGATCAAAGATGGCTTGTGTTGTTCTGGGAGAAGCAGCAGCGAACCTAGATTTTGCTCTTGATCCTGATACCACTCATGATGGTGATCTACTTCAACTTGATTCTAGCTGTTTCTTTGTGAACAAGATCAGTGCTGAAGTAATGGAATTTATGCCGTGGCCACAATTGCAAATTTCGACACCACTGATTTTAATTCTGATATTTCTCTGCTTCTTGATGAAGAGGAGGGTTAGATCGAATAACGGAAACCACAGACAGATGATAGGGCCTAAACGTGCAGTCGTGTAA
- the LOC140882421 gene encoding uncharacterized protein isoform X2 — MDVRIEGKNCIVTGANSGIGYATAEGLASRGATVYIVCRNKERGEAALSKIQAATGNKNVFLEVCDISSTRDVKSFATRFSSKDKPIHILVNNAGLLENNRLTTSEGFEMNFAVNVLGTYTMTELMLPFLEKAAPDARVINVASGGMYTSPLTDDLQFSGDKFDGVEQYARNKRVQVALTEKWAEKYKDKGLGFYSMHPGWADTPGVATSLPRFSKKLSGNLRTIEEGADTIIWLALQPKEKLISGGFYFDRAEAPKHLPFAATKGSHVAIDSVIDRLHSFSNISS, encoded by the exons ATGGACGTGCGGATAGAAGGGAAGAACTGCATCGTCACAGGAGCTAATTCTGGCATTGGTTATGCAACTGCCGAGGGTCTTGCTTCACG TGGGGCAACTGTGTATATTGTGTGTCGAAACAAGGAACGAGGTGAAGCAGCTCTTTCAAAGATTCAGGCTGCAACAGGCAATAAGAACGTTTTCTTAGAG GTTTGTGATATTTCTTCGACTAGAGATGTGAAGTCATTTGCCACCAGATTTTCATCAAAAGATAAACCCATTCATATCCTG GTTAACAACGCTGGTTTGCTTGAGAATAATCGTCTTACTACCTCAGAAGG ATTTGAAATGAATTTTGCTGTAAATGTCCTGGGAACTTACACCATGACTGAGCTGATGTTGCCATTCCTGGAGAAAGCTGCACCTGATGCTCGAGTGATAAATGTTGCATCTGGCGGAATGTATACGTCTCCCTTGACAGATGATTTACAG TTTAGTGGTGACAAGTTTGATGGAGTGGAACAGTATGCCAGAAACAAGCGAGTGCAG GTGGCATTGACTGAAAAGTGGGCTGAGAAATACAAGGATAAAGGTCTTGGATTCTACTCAATGCACCCTGGCTGGGCAGATACACCTGGAGTTGCCACGAGCTTGCCTCGTTTCTCAAAAAA GTTATCAGGAAACCTCAGAACAATCGAAGAAGGTGCAGATACGATAATCTGGTTAGCATTACAGCCAAAAGAGAAGCTCATATCTGGTGGATTTTATTTCGACAGGGCAGAGGCACCGAAACACTTGCCATTTGCAGCTACAAAAGGTTCCCATGTTGCTATAGACTCCGTTATTGATAGACTTCACTCATTTTCCAATATCTCGTCATGA
- the LOC140882421 gene encoding uncharacterized protein isoform X1 — protein sequence MFLREHSKNFLPEDMDVRIEGKNCIVTGANSGIGYATAEGLASRGATVYIVCRNKERGEAALSKIQAATGNKNVFLEVCDISSTRDVKSFATRFSSKDKPIHILVNNAGLLENNRLTTSEGFEMNFAVNVLGTYTMTELMLPFLEKAAPDARVINVASGGMYTSPLTDDLQFSGDKFDGVEQYARNKRVQVALTEKWAEKYKDKGLGFYSMHPGWADTPGVATSLPRFSKKLSGNLRTIEEGADTIIWLALQPKEKLISGGFYFDRAEAPKHLPFAATKGSHVAIDSVIDRLHSFSNISS from the exons ATGTTTTTAAG GGAGCATTCAAAAAATTTTCTACCAGAAGATATGGACGTGCGGATAGAAGGGAAGAACTGCATCGTCACAGGAGCTAATTCTGGCATTGGTTATGCAACTGCCGAGGGTCTTGCTTCACG TGGGGCAACTGTGTATATTGTGTGTCGAAACAAGGAACGAGGTGAAGCAGCTCTTTCAAAGATTCAGGCTGCAACAGGCAATAAGAACGTTTTCTTAGAG GTTTGTGATATTTCTTCGACTAGAGATGTGAAGTCATTTGCCACCAGATTTTCATCAAAAGATAAACCCATTCATATCCTG GTTAACAACGCTGGTTTGCTTGAGAATAATCGTCTTACTACCTCAGAAGG ATTTGAAATGAATTTTGCTGTAAATGTCCTGGGAACTTACACCATGACTGAGCTGATGTTGCCATTCCTGGAGAAAGCTGCACCTGATGCTCGAGTGATAAATGTTGCATCTGGCGGAATGTATACGTCTCCCTTGACAGATGATTTACAG TTTAGTGGTGACAAGTTTGATGGAGTGGAACAGTATGCCAGAAACAAGCGAGTGCAG GTGGCATTGACTGAAAAGTGGGCTGAGAAATACAAGGATAAAGGTCTTGGATTCTACTCAATGCACCCTGGCTGGGCAGATACACCTGGAGTTGCCACGAGCTTGCCTCGTTTCTCAAAAAA GTTATCAGGAAACCTCAGAACAATCGAAGAAGGTGCAGATACGATAATCTGGTTAGCATTACAGCCAAAAGAGAAGCTCATATCTGGTGGATTTTATTTCGACAGGGCAGAGGCACCGAAACACTTGCCATTTGCAGCTACAAAAGGTTCCCATGTTGCTATAGACTCCGTTATTGATAGACTTCACTCATTTTCCAATATCTCGTCATGA
- the LOC140884862 gene encoding uncharacterized protein: MSLLLNKSNGLEQYARNKRVQVELTEKWAEKYKDKGIGFYSMHPGWADTPGVATSLPNFSKVFSENMRTMEEGADRTVWLALQPKEKLVSGSFYFDRAEAPKHLL, from the exons ATGAGTTTACTTCTGAACAAGTCTAATGGACTGGAACAGTATGCCAGAAACAAGCGAGTGCAA GTGGAATTGACTGAAAAGTGGGCAGAGAAATACAAGGATAAAGGTATCGGATTCTACTCAATGCACCCTGGCTGGGCAGATACACCTGGAGTTGCCACGAGCTTGCCTAATTTCTCAAAAGT GTTCTCAGAAAACATGAGAACAATGGAGGAAGGTGCAGATAGGACAGTCTGGTTAGCCTTACAGCCAAAAGAGAAACTCGTATCTGGTTCGTTTTATTTCGACAGGGCAGAGGCACCCAAACACTTGCTATAG
- the LOC140877205 gene encoding type IV inositol polyphosphate 5-phosphatase 3 isoform X2 yields the protein MKKLKTRNRHQQPELSWRRVVMRKWLNIAASNSDYSADTETESDSDEEYCDWPKESRFKNDVSDGVQLDVGEALPILRRRKSETFRAQYIDTKEIRVCAGTWNVGGNVPPDDLDLDGWLDIDDPADIYVIGFQEIIPLNAGNIFGAEDSRPVSTWENIIRETLNRVPPVTKFKCYSDPPSPSKFRSHDDAPIIEDEIALETDSDFEEEIYPVNEEASGFDEIKDGMVGERLLDVESCISNDNDGCGNSFQKELLRESSSSKRLDRSNCLKTENYEEKLEAPSTQYTKKLTKTLSGTERMGLSWPERPLHLLAPHVYERSSSMKIKASKSFRKYNSFKSNMMPGSRMRSDIASLVELDLELLINRKRRPPYVRILSKQMVGVFITIWVRRSLRRHIQNVSVSTVGVGVMGYIGNKGSISVSMSIYQTFFCFVCSHLTSGEKEVDAVKRNADVQEIHRRTRFSSLSSVGFHKSIYDHERVIWLGDLNYRINLSYYQTRKLISQKDWSKLIESDQLCKEFRKGRVFDGWSEGTLNFAPTYKYELNSESYCGEDPRAGRRTPAWCDRILTFGTGLRQLSYRRSELKLSDHRPVTATFLVEVEVFSQRKLQRALTFTDAEIEEQDLFMDIGPGSAMRRLQSGEDASYWGR from the exons ATGAAGAAGCTCAAAACGAGAAACCGCCACCAGCAACCAGAG CTTTCATGGCGGCGCGTGGTTATGCGCAAGTGGCTCAACATCGCTGCCAGCAATTCCGATTACTCAGCTGATACTGAAACTGAATCTGATTCAGATGAAG AATATTGTGATTGGCCAAAAGAATCGAGATTCAAGAATGATGTATCCGATGGAGTTCAGCTCGATGTTGGTG AGGCTCTTCCCATCTTAAGAAGACGAAAATCAGAGACATTTAGAGCTCAATATATTGACACAAAGGAAATCAG GGTATGCGCTGGCACATGGAACGTTGGGGGAAATGTTCCTCCTGATGATCTGGATCTTGATGGCTGGTTAGATATTGATGATCCTGCTGATATTTATGTAATTGG TTTTCAGGAGATCATTCCATTAAATGCTGGTAATATATTTGGTGCTGAAGATAGTCGTCCAGTTTCAACATGGGAAAACATTATTCGTGAAACTCTGAACAGAGTTCCACCAGTGACTAAGTTTAAATGCTACAGTGATCCTCCTTCTCCTTCAAAATTTAGGTCACATGATGATGCCCCAATTATTGAAGATGAAATAGCTCTCGAGACTGACAGTGACTTTGAGGAGGAAATTTATCCTGTGAATGAAGAAGCAAGCGGATTTGATGAAATCAAGGATGGAATGGTCGGAGAGAGATTGCTTGATGTTGAGTCCTGTATCTCAAATGACAATGATGGTTGTGGAAATTCATTTCAAAAGGAGCTGCTTAGAGAATCTTCTTCTTCAAAGAGATTGGATAGATCGAACTGCTTAAAAACAGAGAATTACGAGGAAAAACTGGAAGCCCCAAGTACCCAGTATACCAAGAAATTAACCAAAACACTTAGTGGGACAGAAAGGATGGGCTTAAGCTGGCCGGAGCGACCTTTACATCTTTTAGCTCCGCATGTTTATGAGAGATCAAGTTCCATGAAAATCAAAGCCTCCAAGTCATTCAGAAAATACAATTCTTTTAAATCAAACATGATGCCCGGAAGTAGAATGCGATCTGATATAGCTTCTCTTGTGGAACTTGACCTTGAACTTTTAATAAATCGAAAAAGAAGGCCCCCATATGTCAGGATATTAAGCAAGCAAATGGTTGGAGTTTTTATTACTATATGGGTCCGCCGGAGCTTGAGAAGGCATATACAAAATGTGAGTGTGTCAACTGTTGGAGTTGGTGTTATGGGCTACATTGGTAACAag GGATCCATATCAGTTAGCATGTCTATATATCAGACATTCTTCTGTTTTGTCTGCAGTCATTTGACATCAGGTGAGAAAGAGGTTGATGCGGTCAAAAGAAATGCTGATGTTCAGGAGATACATAGGCGTACAAGATTTAGTTCACTCTCTTCAGTTGGCTTTCATAAAAGCATCTACGACCATGA GAGAGTTATCTGGCTTGGCGACCTAAACTACCGTATCAATTTGTCTTATTATCAAACAAGAAAGCTAATTTCCCAAAAGGACTGGTCCAAGTTAATTGAGTCGGATCAG CTTTGCAAAGAATTTAGGAAAGGTCGTGTATTTGATGGATGGTCTGAAGGTACTTTGAACTTTGCGCCAACTTACAAATATGAATTGAATTCTGAATCTTACTGTGGAGAGGATCCTAGGGCTGGGAGGCGAACTCCAGCATG GTGTGATCGCATCCTAACTTTTGGAACAGGACTTAGGCAACTAAGCTACAGGAGATCTGAACTAAAACTATCTGACCACCGTCCTGTGACTGCCACTTTCTTGGTTGAGGTCGAAGTATTCTCCCAAAGGAAATTGCAGCGAGCGCTCACTTTTACCGATGCAGAAATCGAAGAACAGGATCTTTTCATGGACATCGGACCCGGTAGTGCAATGAGACGGCTACAATCAGGAGAG GATGCATCGTATTGGGGGCGTTGA
- the LOC140877205 gene encoding type I inositol polyphosphate 5-phosphatase 1 isoform X1, giving the protein MKKLKTRNRHQQPERNWAEILCLGCTCLQLSWRRVVMRKWLNIAASNSDYSADTETESDSDEEYCDWPKESRFKNDVSDGVQLDVGEALPILRRRKSETFRAQYIDTKEIRVCAGTWNVGGNVPPDDLDLDGWLDIDDPADIYVIGFQEIIPLNAGNIFGAEDSRPVSTWENIIRETLNRVPPVTKFKCYSDPPSPSKFRSHDDAPIIEDEIALETDSDFEEEIYPVNEEASGFDEIKDGMVGERLLDVESCISNDNDGCGNSFQKELLRESSSSKRLDRSNCLKTENYEEKLEAPSTQYTKKLTKTLSGTERMGLSWPERPLHLLAPHVYERSSSMKIKASKSFRKYNSFKSNMMPGSRMRSDIASLVELDLELLINRKRRPPYVRILSKQMVGVFITIWVRRSLRRHIQNVSVSTVGVGVMGYIGNKGSISVSMSIYQTFFCFVCSHLTSGEKEVDAVKRNADVQEIHRRTRFSSLSSVGFHKSIYDHERVIWLGDLNYRINLSYYQTRKLISQKDWSKLIESDQLCKEFRKGRVFDGWSEGTLNFAPTYKYELNSESYCGEDPRAGRRTPAWCDRILTFGTGLRQLSYRRSELKLSDHRPVTATFLVEVEVFSQRKLQRALTFTDAEIEEQDLFMDIGPGSAMRRLQSGEDASYWGR; this is encoded by the exons ATGAAGAAGCTCAAAACGAGAAACCGCCACCAGCAACCAGAG AGGAATTGGGCTGAAATATTGTGTTTGGGTTGCACGTGCCTGCAGCTTTCATGGCGGCGCGTGGTTATGCGCAAGTGGCTCAACATCGCTGCCAGCAATTCCGATTACTCAGCTGATACTGAAACTGAATCTGATTCAGATGAAG AATATTGTGATTGGCCAAAAGAATCGAGATTCAAGAATGATGTATCCGATGGAGTTCAGCTCGATGTTGGTG AGGCTCTTCCCATCTTAAGAAGACGAAAATCAGAGACATTTAGAGCTCAATATATTGACACAAAGGAAATCAG GGTATGCGCTGGCACATGGAACGTTGGGGGAAATGTTCCTCCTGATGATCTGGATCTTGATGGCTGGTTAGATATTGATGATCCTGCTGATATTTATGTAATTGG TTTTCAGGAGATCATTCCATTAAATGCTGGTAATATATTTGGTGCTGAAGATAGTCGTCCAGTTTCAACATGGGAAAACATTATTCGTGAAACTCTGAACAGAGTTCCACCAGTGACTAAGTTTAAATGCTACAGTGATCCTCCTTCTCCTTCAAAATTTAGGTCACATGATGATGCCCCAATTATTGAAGATGAAATAGCTCTCGAGACTGACAGTGACTTTGAGGAGGAAATTTATCCTGTGAATGAAGAAGCAAGCGGATTTGATGAAATCAAGGATGGAATGGTCGGAGAGAGATTGCTTGATGTTGAGTCCTGTATCTCAAATGACAATGATGGTTGTGGAAATTCATTTCAAAAGGAGCTGCTTAGAGAATCTTCTTCTTCAAAGAGATTGGATAGATCGAACTGCTTAAAAACAGAGAATTACGAGGAAAAACTGGAAGCCCCAAGTACCCAGTATACCAAGAAATTAACCAAAACACTTAGTGGGACAGAAAGGATGGGCTTAAGCTGGCCGGAGCGACCTTTACATCTTTTAGCTCCGCATGTTTATGAGAGATCAAGTTCCATGAAAATCAAAGCCTCCAAGTCATTCAGAAAATACAATTCTTTTAAATCAAACATGATGCCCGGAAGTAGAATGCGATCTGATATAGCTTCTCTTGTGGAACTTGACCTTGAACTTTTAATAAATCGAAAAAGAAGGCCCCCATATGTCAGGATATTAAGCAAGCAAATGGTTGGAGTTTTTATTACTATATGGGTCCGCCGGAGCTTGAGAAGGCATATACAAAATGTGAGTGTGTCAACTGTTGGAGTTGGTGTTATGGGCTACATTGGTAACAag GGATCCATATCAGTTAGCATGTCTATATATCAGACATTCTTCTGTTTTGTCTGCAGTCATTTGACATCAGGTGAGAAAGAGGTTGATGCGGTCAAAAGAAATGCTGATGTTCAGGAGATACATAGGCGTACAAGATTTAGTTCACTCTCTTCAGTTGGCTTTCATAAAAGCATCTACGACCATGA GAGAGTTATCTGGCTTGGCGACCTAAACTACCGTATCAATTTGTCTTATTATCAAACAAGAAAGCTAATTTCCCAAAAGGACTGGTCCAAGTTAATTGAGTCGGATCAG CTTTGCAAAGAATTTAGGAAAGGTCGTGTATTTGATGGATGGTCTGAAGGTACTTTGAACTTTGCGCCAACTTACAAATATGAATTGAATTCTGAATCTTACTGTGGAGAGGATCCTAGGGCTGGGAGGCGAACTCCAGCATG GTGTGATCGCATCCTAACTTTTGGAACAGGACTTAGGCAACTAAGCTACAGGAGATCTGAACTAAAACTATCTGACCACCGTCCTGTGACTGCCACTTTCTTGGTTGAGGTCGAAGTATTCTCCCAAAGGAAATTGCAGCGAGCGCTCACTTTTACCGATGCAGAAATCGAAGAACAGGATCTTTTCATGGACATCGGACCCGGTAGTGCAATGAGACGGCTACAATCAGGAGAG GATGCATCGTATTGGGGGCGTTGA